DNA from Vitis vinifera cultivar Pinot Noir 40024 chromosome 19, ASM3070453v1:
ACAGTCCCAAGAAACCATTGGTTGATCACTTCAAAACtaaagagaaccacataattggatggtctaagggtcacaaaggaagacccgaggtttgggagaggttgagttcaagtttaccttaaggtagtacctaggggccCTTAAGGTAATCAAGTCTAATCATTGTTTTGTCTAGACAATGTTTTGCTCTTTGGTATTTATGATATCCATCTTGAAAGTTTAGATTTTGCTTATGGAATACCTAGAGGGAGGGTGAACAGATGATGCTTACTTTTTTgcccaaattttaatttttaaaatttaccttaaaaaaaattagagttgAAGTGGAGAAATTTAATGGCACAAGGAGATAAAAGTTTGCATGGAAAATTACCCATAAAGCCTCCCAGAGACTTTGTAGATGTAAAAACCATGGGGTTAAAAACAGTAGAACACAAATCTACTATTAAAAGAAAAGTACATAGATTTACCTGGCGGATGATATCCATAAGATTTACTCCCCAGCACCTACACTTGTCTTCACATCCATGACACAACACCACACATGGTCCTAGTGGACTACCTCAACACCTGAGAGGGCGCAAATCCTCTCATGAACCTAAGAATGAAAATCACACAAATTTGAGAATATTAGGATGTTGGAAAGGTTAATaatattcttttgaattttgcatcaacattcaaaaagaattttaggCATAGCATTGATAGAGATGAAGCCCTAGTGGACAAGATCCTAAAGTTTTCAAAGACCAATTTTTAGAAGATGAAAAGAATTAAAACATATCACAATTCTGAATTAGGAAAAATTTACTTTGAATGCTTGAGCGCTAGGTTTGAGTGCTTGAGCACTTGACcggttttttaattaattaattaaaaaaccattttagcTCAATTAAAAATCTAAAGTCCACTTTATGCCTATTTTAGTCAAATTAGCCTTTCGCGAATATTTCTATACTTGCTGCATTGGGGTTGATCATGCAACAACCTTGagtcttcaatggagagtaagacATAGTATCCTAGAAAAGTTTTAAGGCAAGGTAAatagaacaaaattgtcaacttaaACTAAGCAACCTGATGCACTAACACATTTGACAACTAAAAGGGTATCTAGACGGCCTATTAAGAAAAAGTAAAGCATCTAGATGGATACTAGCATTTTAATGTTGTGTTGCCTCCAAATTATTGGCAGATAATGACCtcagaaaaaaattgtttgcatCTCGTGAAATTTTAttacaactaaaaataaaaatctttccAAACAATAATATGTGGAAAATTAGATAAATATGTTGTTAAACtagtattaaaaattttcaatatggtGTGCTTTAAAGCTTCTGATTAAAAAGCTTTACTTTCTGAgttatttgccttttttttttttttacttagatAATCCCCTTTCTCAtttgatttactttttttttccctaaaaacaTGGGTTGCATGTGTACACCCACATCCACTTGCTATACACTAAATGGACACTTTGATGGCCATAAACAATAGCATGGATTATGTGCTAAATTTATTTGTCCTTACGTTATGCATGCACATAATTGGATCATAAGGGTTACTTGTTTTGCCCTTGACTAAATTCAGATGCCCTGCACAATCAGGTCACATGTACAGATTAAAGAGATACTGAAtctccaatttttttcttctcatcttACTGACACTACACAAATATCTTATCAACTAAACTTTTCCAGATACGAGCATGTTTATCATAACATCCAGCCACATGTGACAAGGACTCTGCTCCATGCTTTCTTGGACCCAATAAAAGCATTGCCTCAACATTATGGGGCAATTCAGGGGTTGGCAGCATTTGGACCCAGTGTGGTATCATTTGTTCTCTTGCTTTTAGCATCAAAGGAGGAATGTTACAACTGGAAAAGTggctgttttttattttttaaaaacatcagtTTTTGTATTACAGATATTAAGGATAACTTCTAGCACTAAATTTATGCTAGATCCaaggagaaattaaaaaaataaataaaggaaattgaAGTCCGTATGTCCCAAGAACCTTTATCACTACAGATGCTCTAGTTTTGAGCTTTCACGACAACCCCTACATTTTCCTCAAATTTAACCTCTTCGACATTTTTTCACAGCCACACTATAACTCCTATCACCCAAGTACCATTTAGCTTCCATTCACTGAGTTTGTATGCAACTTTTTgtcattctttttcattttttttaattcattcttaGAATCTCTCTTTGTTagtttttccaaatttataatTGAAGTACAACTCAAGAAGGGGGGAGAAAAGTTAGATTTCACCAACAAAACCAACATACCTTCAAATGCTTTGTGCAGGCATGTTAAGGGGTGAACCCGCCATTGAAGATCGTTGCCCCTAGATCTGACCCATTTCAATCAGGAATCAACTAGGGTTATTTCCCTCTCACCAAGACACCCAAATCCAAGCATATGAGGCCACCTGCAGCATGTAGTCCTCTCCACCAAGAAATCTTCAGGTTGTTCAAGATGATATAGGCTCGTATGGGTATGATAACCATGGGTGCTTAAAAGCACAACTTCCCGTGGTGACATGGAGAGGGAGATGGCTGCTGACATGGAAGGCTGgaggggtatttttggaaatgaaattataaaacagTGGATAGTGCATGAAAGGGATATTTTTGTGGGCAACAGTACACATATTTTGGGTTATGGAAAGTTGGGTTATGAAAAAGCTATTAGGCCCAAATGGGCGGGCCAAAACAGAGTTTTCCCTATATATTTTCCCAAATAATTTTGACGCATTATGAGGAaaaaggatttatttatttatttatttttacggCATAGAATTACAGGCCACTGTCATCTTATCCAGATATCAATACTACTCAACCCCAATTCGAGCATTGGCAGGAGTTGCAGAGAGCTCAACAATGGCGATAACCTTTGCTTCATCATCGGTGATGCTCCCGTCTCCGTCTCCGTCTCCGAAACCCTCTTTTGGGTCTCTGAAgaaaacgacgccgtttctTGGGTTCTCAATCTCCGCAGCAAACCCGAAGCCCTCCTTTCCTAGGCAGAGTTTTCGTGTGAATTGCCAGGACAAGGCAGCAGTTGTGCCCTTGGACCAGCGCTGGATGTTCGAACAGTCCGAAGTTTCTGGCCCTGTACgattctctctttctctctctctctattgtTTTTCCCCCTCTTGGTGGGTCTGTTTTGTTGATGAGAAAACGGGGGAAATGAGGAGGGGTTCAAGGGTTTTGATTGTGGGAGTTTTTGTTGTTGGGAAGTGAAGAAGCAAAAATTATCACATGGGTTATCATCCTATGCGTTTTGTCTGTGCttagtttggttgctgagaaaatgtgggaaaaacGAAGGGCTTTGATGTTTTCAGTGTTTATagttcttttaattatttagattTTGAAGACACGAAGTCTATGTGTGGTGTTGATTCTGTATGATTTGTTTGGTTGATGGGCAAATGCTGGAATAGCAAAGGAATGATTTGtttaaacttttaatttttttcattatttgagagtttgagaccctataaaagaaaaacaaaactcttTGATTTGGTTGAATTGAGTTGagctgtttatttattttcatttctatttattttttattttattattttattcttttttaaattcatgTGTGTAGAGCAAAAGAGTGACAACCATAAActcaacttttattttcttttcgtTTCCTTCATTCTCCCACCCACCAAACAGATAGCTATGCagagaaaattttggaaaaaaagaaataaaagtttAGGATacttacatttttatatttaggcTGCAAGGAAACAGATGACTCTGTTGGACTGAGATTTTCATTTTGTGGAACCAATACAAGACAGGCCCAAAATTTCAATTGCCTGTCCTTAATTTTCTTCAAACCAAACAGATTAGGATTAATTAATAATGGTTGTACAGGAAATTCATGCTGTGTGAAACGTAATATGCTGAGGCTAATCTTGCATAgctaaaatgagagaaaaatggtTGAGTACGCTGATGAGGGTACATGAGTAATGATTATAATAGTTGCAATTTCATTTGAGAATAAATTCTTAAACTGGGCATATTTGATTCCCTAGTTTTCACATAAGCCTCAACATCTCTGCTGATCTTATTTAGTAGTTGGTTGaaaatgtttaaatatttttttccccttgtcAATTTTCAGGACATTTGGAATAAAACATGGTATCCCAAAGCTGCTGATCATATAAACACAGAAAAAACATGGTATATTGTTGATGCAACTGATAAGATACTCGGAAGACTGGCATCAACAATAGCCATTTATATTCGTGGGAAGAATCTGGCAACCTACACTCCTAGTGTGGACATGGGATCATTTGTAATTGTGGTATGTAGTCTTATAAAGAAAAAGTCAATTATGCATATTTTTCTCGTCAATTATGAATTGTGGTAAACTAGTGTAGACTACCTTTGATAGACTATATT
Protein-coding regions in this window:
- the LOC100248623 gene encoding large ribosomal subunit protein uL13c, encoding MAITFASSSVMLPSPSPSPKPSFGSLKKTTPFLGFSISAANPKPSFPRQSFRVNCQDKAAVVPLDQRWMFEQSEVSGPDIWNKTWYPKAADHINTEKTWYIVDATDKILGRLASTIAIYIRGKNLATYTPSVDMGSFVIVVNAEKVAVSGKKRTQKLYRRHSGRPGGMKVETFDQLQQRIPERIVEHAVRGMLPKGRLGRALFNHLKVYKGPHHPHEAQKPIDLPIRDKRIQKER